A segment of the uncultured Desulfobulbus sp. genome:
CTGTTCACCAGCCTCAAGGGCCGTAGCGGCAGCGGCTACGACATGATCATCATCACCACCAAGACCTACGATACGGACAGGGCGATTAGCGACATTGTCGGCCTGTACCAGTGCTACTGTCCGGTGGTGTCGCTCCAGAATGGCTGCGGCAACCTGGAGAAACTCGAGGAGCGGCTCGGCCGGGAACGCAGCCTGGCAGGCCGAGTCATCACCGGCTTTGAGATCGATCGGCCGGGCCGGGTCAAGATCACGGTCTCCGCCGACAAGGTGCATATCGGCGGCTGCGTGCGCGGATCCGTGCCCACCGCTGCCAGGCGCCTGGCCGAGGCCCTGGACAGTGCCGGCCTGCCCAGTATTGCCGTGGATGATGTGTACCAGTCACTCTATGCCAAGCTCCTCTACAACTGTGCGCTCAACCCCCTGGGTGCCATTCTCGGTGTCCACTACGGAGCCCTGGGAGAGAGCGGGGACACCCGCAACATCATGGACCAGGTGATCGAGGAGACCTTTGCGGTGATCGACGCCATGGGCGGCAACACCCCTTGGGCCAATGCCGCCGCCTATCGACGGATTTTTTACAGTACCCTGATCCCAGCCACCTTCGACCACCGGGCCTCCATGCTCCAGGACCTGGAAAACAACAAGCCGACCGAGGTCGAGGCCATGGTCGGCTACGTGGCATCTCAGGGTAGGAAATACGGGGTCCCCACCCCGGCCAGCGACTTTCTCGCCGCCCTGGTCCGCTTCAAACAAGGACAGGGTTTGGCCAAGGAATAAACAGCTGGCCCCCTGCTCAAGGCAATCGGTTCAGCAGGGTGGCGAGCAGATGCTGGTTGGCGGCAAACAGGGCCGGATCAACGGCCCTGATTTGCTCCTCACTTTGAATATACGGGCCATCCACCACCTCATCACCGCAGTGGGCCAGCATCGACTCCACCGTGTCCGGGGTGGACTCGAGATGAAACTGCAGCCCAAGGATACGATGGTCATAGAGAAAGGCCTGAGAGGGGCACCCCTCGCTTCGAGCCAGATGCAGGGCACCCTGGGGAATATCAAAGGTGTCGCCGTGCCAGTGAAAAACCCTCGGCTGAAGGGGGAGTCCCCCCCAAAGATCGCTTTGCCCGCCCTCTTCGGTGACCTCGATGGGCAGCCAGCCGATCTCTTTATTTTTGCCTCTGTACACCGGTGAGCCAAGCGCATCGGCCAGCAACTGCGCCCCAAGGCAGATCCCTACCGCCGACTTGCCGGCAACAATCGCCTCACGAATGAAGGCGCGTTCCTGAACCAACCAGGGATAACTGTCGTCCTCGTAGATGTTCATCGGCCCGCCCATGATCACCAGCCGGTCGAAATCCGAGAGACAAGGCAACGTCTCCCCGGCGTACAGCCGGGTCATACGCAGCAAATCTCCCTGGTCCACAATCCACTTGCTGATAAAGCCGAGCCCTTCAAAGGCTACATGCTGCAATCCATGTATACGCACAACCTCTTCCTCCTCGTACCAATATGCTGATTTAACCCGTTTGCCAAGCTGTGCTTGAGCCTGTTTTCAAAGGCAAACAGTAGGGAAGCTTGGCCTGGGCGACAATTGCAAAAACCCATACCCATCAAACTTGACATTGCCGGCGCCACTGCTATGCTGAATCATAACTTCCAATAGTTTCGATGCATTTAGCCTCTTTTGCCATGGTTATCCTCTTACATGGAGGTCCGTTTGTCGCCAAAATCATTGATTCCCTCTCTGCCACGTTCCCGGACCTCCTGGGCCATGGCAGGGTTCATTCTGCTCATCGGTGGGCTTATAAGCTGGCAAGTCGCCCTGCTCGACGTCCGGCAACAACGTATCGAACAGAAAGGCGAGGCCATCAACGAACTTGCTCCCATTCGGGCACGACTCGAAGGGGCGGTTCTCAACCTCTTCAGCGCCACCTCCGGAATAGCCGGAGTGATCGCTCACAAGGGTGCAATCAGCGAGGACCTTTTTCAGGCCCTGGCAACACAGGCGATCCATGACCACCCCTATATCCATAATATCGGTCTTGCCCCCAACGACATCATCAGCCAGATCTACCCCCTCGAGGGCAACCACCAGGCCATTGGCCTGAACTATGCAAAAAATCCCACGCAATTTGTCGACGTTCGCCAAGCTCGCCTCAGCAGGCAGCCCGTATTCTCCGGCCCCCATCAGTTGGTGCAGGGCGGCCAGGGCCTGATCGCCCGGGTTCCTGTCTTTACCAAGGCCTCACCAACCGACGGAGAGGAGCATTACTGGGGCGTGGTCTCAGTGGTGACCGACGTGCAGCTGTTGCTGGCAGCAGCCGACCTACAATCGAAAAACGGTTTTGCCATTGGTCTAAAAAAGCTGGGTGATCACGCCTCTGCTGCGGACACCATGCTCCTTGGCACGAGCGCGTATCTTTCCGCCCGTCATCCCGTCTGCATGGAGGTCAAGGTCCCCGGTGCCGCGTGGCAACTCTGCGCCATTCCCAAGGGGGGCTGGGCGATCATTCCCGCCACCCAATCCGTGCGCCTCTATATCGGCCTGCTGTATACCATCTCGCTTGCCCTGTTGATCGCCTGGTTGACAGAACGTCCCCAACGGATGCAGCACCACAACCTCAAGCTGCAACATGAAATCGACGAACGGATCAAGACCGAGGAATGCCTCCGCCTCTCCGAGCAGAAATATGCCTCCATCTTTCAACTGATGCCGGACATGGCCGGCATCACTCGCCTTGAAGACGGCTGCTTTCTCGAGATCAACGAGGGATTTACTCAGGTCTCGGGTTTGACAGCCGAAGAAGTCATCGGCCATACCTCCATCGAATTGGGGCTGTGGACCATTGAAGAGCGACACCAGGCCACAGAGCGTTTGCGGACCGATGGCCATCTGGAAAACTTTCCCTTCATGCTCAGGCTCAAATCGGGGGAACTGCATCACGCCTTGATGTTTCTCACTCCGATTCAGGTCGACGGAAAGGCATGCCTCTATTTCATGGCCCGTGATGTCAATGCCCTGAAAAATGCCCAGATGTCCCTGGAACGGGAACGATCCCATCTGCGCAACCTGTTGCAGACGGTTCCGGCGCTGATCTGGATGAAGGATCAGGCAGGAAGATACATGAGCTGCAACATTCGCTTTGAACGTTTCGTCGGCCAGAAGGAGGCGATGATCGTCGGCAAAAACGACTATGAACTCTTTCCCCAAGAAGTTGCCGATTCTTTCCGCGCCTACGATCAGAAGTCCGTTGAGACGCATACAGCCAGCGTCAACGAGGAATGGGTCACCTATGCCGACGACGGTCATCGGGAGTTGTTGGAGACCATCAAAACCCCGGTCTATGATCCGGCCGGAACCCTGCTTGGTGTTCTCGGCATAGCCTGGGACATCACCGAAAAAAAACGGATCGAGGAGGAACTGCTCAAGGAACGGGAGAGGTTTCTCAACCTGGTGGACTCGGTGGACGGCATTGTCTGGGAAACCGACACCTGCACCCTTGCTTTCACCTACGTCAGCCGGGAGGCACAGCGTCTCCTCGGCTACCCGATCGAAGCCTGGTACGAGGACCAGTTCTGGTTCTCCCACCTCCATCCCGACGATCGACAACGGGTCTACGAGGCCACGGTCAAGGCCACGAACAACGGCCAGGATCACGATCTCAACTACCGTTTCCTCGCTGCCGATGGTCGGACTGTTTGGATCCAGGATCGGATCAATGTGGTTTTGGAAAAGGGGTTGCCGCGATGGCGGCGGGGCATCATGGTCGACACCACCAGTGAGAAGGAGGCCGAACACCGGCGCCTGATGCTGGAGAATCAATTGCGCCAGGCCCAGAAAATCGAGGCTATCGGCCGTCTTGCCGGTGGCGTGGCCCATGATTTCAACAATCAGCTCTCGGTAATTCTCGGATACGCCGACCTGATGCAGCAGAGCAATACCACCGAGGAAAAACGGCATGGCTATATCAACCAGATCATTCGTGCCGCCACCCAGTCGCGGGATATCACCCAGCAGTTGCTGGCCTTTTCACGCCAGGAGGAGATCTCTCCTCAGGTGCTGGACCTCAACATCCTGGTCAAGGGCATCAAGAAGGGCTTGGGCCGGTTGATTCGTGAGGATATCCGCGTTGAAGTGCACACCAATCCCACTCTGTGGCCGGTGTTCATGGATTCCACCCAGATGGATCAGATCCTGATGAATCTGATCGTCAACGCCCGCGATGCCATTGGCGGCCGGGGTCTGGTCACCATCGCCACCGAGAACGTCATTCTGGATGCCGACTTTACCGATCAGTATCCCGACCTGGAACCGGGCGAGTATGTGCAGCTCAGTGTTACGGATACCGGTTGCGGCATGAGCCATGAGACCATGCTCCACATCTTCGAACCCTTTTACACCACAAAGGAATCCGGAAAAGGAACGGGGCTGGGGCTGGCCACGGTCTACGGCATCGTCACCCAGAATAGGGGCCAGGTGGTGGTCGAAAGCGAGCTCGGCGCCGGTTCCACTTTCCGGGTCTTTCTTCCCCGAACTCATGTCCCCCTTGAGGAGAATGTGGAGCGCTCGATGGAAATGGAGCGGCCCCAACATACGGCAACAATCCTCCTGGTGGAAGATGAGGAGAGTGTACGCCAGATGGCCAAGGATATCCTGACCGCAAGCGGCTACTCGGTTCTGGTTGCCTCAGGCCCGACCGAGGCGCTGCGAATCTGTTCCGATCCTGGGCAGGAGATCGACCTCCTGCTCAGCGATGTGATCATGCCGGAGATGAACGGCCGCGAACTCTGTAAAAAAATCCATGGTATTCGCCCAGCGCTCAAGACTGTCTTCATGTCCGGCTATGCAGGGGATATCCTCCAGGAGGAAAACGACTGTCAGGTGCCCCTGATCAACAAACCCTTTACCATGCATGCACTGCTCAAGACCATCGAGGAACAGCTTCCCCGTTAGCTTTTGACGCTCCTGCCATAAAAAAAGCCGGTTCAGAGACACTCTGAACCGGCTTTTTTCGTTATCGTGGACGAGTCTTATTCACTCTGCAGCACCACATATTGGCTGTGATCGCCGGAACGGACGCGGAGCAACACCTGCTTGCCGCGGCCACTTTTCTTGAGCGCCTGGCGCAACTCCTGCAGATTGTGCACCCGCATCCGGTTCACCTCTTCAATCAGCATCCCTGACTGCAGGCCGAGTTCGGCGCCCGGGGTCCCCGCCTCAACCTCGACGATCAACACCCCCTGATCCTTCTTGTAGCCGAACTGGTCGGCCAGTTCCTGGGTCAGGTCCTGCAGTGACAGGCCAAAACCATCCAGGTCCGCGCCAGTCCCCGATTTCTTGGCAAAGGCCGACATATCCGCGGGCTGTTCGCCAATGCTGACAACCAGCTCTTTCTCTTTCCCGTCCCGGAGCACATCCAGCTTCAGCTCGGTGTTGGGCGGAGTCATGGCGATCTTGTTACGCAGGTCAGCGACATCGGTAACTTTTTCACCGTTGATGGCGGTGATGATATCGCCCTGCAGCAAGCCGCTCTTCTTGGCCGGAGAACCGTCGGTCACCTCGGAGACAAGGGCCCCGCCGACCTCGCCGCCAAAGGATTTGGCCAGGTCCTCATTCACATCCTGAATCATGACCCCCAGCCAACCACGGGCAACTTTGCCGTTTTTCCGCAGCTGCTGCTCGATATTTTTCGCCATATTGATCGGGATGGCAAAGCCGATACCCATATAGCCTCCGCTCCTGGAAAAAATAGCGGTGTTCATGCCCACAGCCTCGCCGTGAATGTTCAGCAGCGGGCCACCCGAGTTGCCGGGATTGATGGCGGCATCGGTCTGGATAAAGTTTTCATAGTCGGTGATACCCATGCGGTTGCGGCCCTTGGCACTGACCACGCCCACGGTGACGGTCTGGTTCAACTCAAAGGGATTACCGATGGCGATCACCCACTCGCCGACCTCCAGGCTGTCGGAGTTGCCCAGCGGCAAAACCGGCAGATCCTTGGCATCGATCTTGACCAGGGCGACATCCGACTGGGGATCGGTTCCAACCACCTTGGCCTTGAATTCACGTTTGTCGGCCAAACGAACGGTGATCCTGTCGGCGTCGGCAACCACGTGGTTATTGGTGAGAATATACCCGTCGCTTGCGATGATGAAACCGGAACCAGCGGCCTGCTGTTTGTAGGTCCGCTTTTCTTTGTTGGGGTTATTGCGCGGATTACGGAACTGGGGGCCGAAAAAACGCTCGAAGAAAGGGTCATTGAACAGTTCAAGAGGATCCCGCCCTTGCGCGGTTTTTTCTTTTTCGACCGCCACGTGCACCACCGCAGGGCCGGCTTTTTTCACCACCGAGGCAAAGGCCTTGGCCGAGCGATCAAGGAAGGCGATGTCATCCTCGCTCTGGGCATGGAGAGGTTGATAGCTGCCCGCCAGCAGTGTCAGACAGAGCAGGCAGGAGGCAAAGGCAATTTTTCCGGAAGATCTGGCATTCTTGTACATTTTCTGTGCTCCACAGATGCATGAAAATTGAGGGTCATCCACAAGATGACGTCTGAGTACGAACACAACAGGCAGTTTATAGGCACCTCAGATAATTATACCGCAGCCCAGGTTCGTCAAGAGGGTGATGTTCGCAGCGTCGCCGTCAAGAAACGATCTGCCCCCATTGATTAGAACTCCGAATTTTTTATCCGGCAGACCGCACCGACAAAAAACAATTCTTATACATTCAAATAAATTAGACTATATAATGATAGTTTTAATTATCATTAATACCATATTCTCCCCCTATTGTAGCCCTGTATTTTCTGCTTACATTTGCAGGCAAGAGCAAATCTCACATGAAAAAAACATCCAAAGGAGGATGACATGAGCGGATATGATTCACTGGCCTGGATTAAAGATAAGAATGGAAAAGAGTATGTCTGCCCGATCAGCGTGCTGAAAGGCGATACCAGCGACCGAGGCGAACTCAATGAGGAGGAGCGTCGGCAGTGCATGGATATCAATCAGATCATTGGCACTGAACGCTGGTAGCTTCGTCACTGTTGAACACTTTTAAAGAATAGAATTATATATATGGAGAATATCATGGAATTCAACGAAAGAGATCGCAATATCGGTAGTGTTGGCTATGAGTCGGTAGTATGGGTTCGTGACGGTAAAGGAAGCGAGTTCAGTTGCACCCTGGACAGAGCACGCGACGGTGTCCGCAGCATGGACGACCTGAGTGATCACGAGCGTTCCAGCTGCATGAATGTCAACGACATCGTGGGAACGGAACGCTGGTAATTCTGTACACTTCCCCCCGGTGGCGGACCTCGCCACCGGGGATTTTTTTTGCCCGCAGAGAGTTATGGAGCAGCAGACAGACCCAAGACGCATTCGTCGATACAACGGCAACAGCAACCCCGGGGGACCGGTCGTCTATTGGATGCACCGTGAATTTCGTGCCCAAAACAACTGGGGCCTCATTCATGCCCGAGAAGAGGCGCTCAGGCGGCAGGTTCCACTGGCGGTGGTGTTCTGCATGGCCCCAGGTTTTCTCGGTGCCGCCCTGCGCCAGTTCGATTTTCTCCTCAAGGGTCTGGAAGCATCGGCCCCCGCATTAGCCCAGGCGGGAATCCCCCTCGTCCTGCGCAGCGGCGAGCCTGGCCAAGAAATGATTCGCCTCTGCAACGAGTTGCACCCGTCCCTGGTGGTGACGGACTTCGACCCGCTGCGCATAAAGCGGCAGTGGCTGCAGTCCTTGCTGGAACACCAGGGCGCACCGGTGCATGAGGTGGATTCGCGCAACATCGTCCCCGCCTGGATTGCCTCTCCCCGTCGGGAATACATGGCCAGGACAATTCGGCCCAAAATCCATCGCCTGCTGCCGGAATTTCTCACCCCCTTCCCCCTGCTGCCTCCCCATCCCCACCCCTGGTCTCAGCTGCCGCAGAACCTCTCCTTTGCCGATCTACGCAAGACGCTCAAGGTCGACACCGCTGTCGGTCCGGTGAGTTGGCTCCAACCCGGCGAGGCCCATGGCCGGCACACGCTGGATATCTTTCTTCAGGAGCGTCTGGATCGCTACGACCAGCGCAACGATCCCAACAAAGAAGCCTGCTCCGACCTCTCGCCCTATCTTCATTTCGGCATGATTTCCGCCCAGGCCGTTGTCCTTGAGCTGCAAAACCGTGGACTGCGAGGCGACAAGGTGGACAGCTTTATCGAGGAATTGGTGGTGCGGCGGGAGCTATCGGACAACTTCTGCCTCTATACCGCGGACTACGACCAGGTCTCGGGATTTCCCGACTGGGCCAGGCGTACCCTTGAGGACCACCGCAAGGATCGACGTACATATACCTACAGCCTCGAACAGTTCGACCGGGCCCAAACCCACGATCCCCTGTGGAATGCGGCACAACAACAGTTAACCATCAGTGGCGCCATGCACGGCTATATGCGCATGTATTGGGCCAAAAAAATTCTTGAATGGACCCCGGATGCTTCCGAGGCCCTGCGAATTGCCATTCACCTCAACGACCGCTATGCCCTCGATGGCCGCGAAAGCAACGGCTACACCGGCATCGCCTGGTCCATAGGCGGCGTCCATGACCGGGGCTGGACCAGGCGCCCGATCTTCGGCACCATTCGCTACATGAACGATTCCGGCGCCCGCCGCAAATTCGATGTCCAACAGTACATACGCACCTGGTCGGGCCAGCAACACCCCTCCCTTTTCAGCTGAAACCATCTTCGGAGCAATCATGAACCTCATCGATGCACACAGTTGCGTTACCGCGGAATTAACGCTGAGCTGGCACAGCAGCGATGCCATGCACAGCGAAAAACTCTGGGCCCATCTGATCAGCCTCTGGCGGGATCTGCTTGATCCCGGCCTGGTCAAGAAACTCATCGGCAAAGGCGTGGGCGACAAGGCCGAAGTTGCCATCCCCGCCGACCGCTTCACCTCTCCCTATGCTCCCGGCAAACGAGTCCTCATTCGCCCGGAGCAATTTCAGGGAACCGATATACAAGGAAACGCGGTTACACCGGTACCGGGACGTTTTTACCCCCAGGGCATGCTCCACGGCCTGGGCGGCATTTATCAGTCCACGACCGCGCCCTGTCGCTTTCTCGGACAGGAGGGGGGCAGGTGGCTCTTTGACCTCAACCATCCCCTGGCTGGACGCGACCTCACCCTGGAGATCGAGATCATGGCCCTGAAGCCGCAAAATAAGGAACGCGGCGGCCGCTGCGAGGATTGGTTGGAACGGATCGCCAACGACGGCCCCGGGATGCAGGCCCGTTTCGCAGGCGATACGGCAGGTTTCTTTGCCCCGGAGCACTTTCTCCGGAGCGATGTTTCGGCGGATAGCGATTTCTACCGTAAACCGCGCCTGGTCCAGCATCTGGACAGCACCGCCCGGGCAACCGTCCGTTCCAGGTATGCCAGTCTCATTCCCGCAGGCAGCCGGGTACTTGATCTCATGGCCAGTTGGGACTCGCACCTGCCGCAGGAGGCGGCGCTCTCGCACTTGGCCGTTCTCGGTATGAATGAAGAAGAGCTCTGGCACAACAAACAGGCCAACGAGATCCTGGTTCAGGATCTCAACCTGCAGCCACAGCTGCCCTATGAAGACACCAGCCTGGATGCGGTGATCTGTACCGCCTCCATCGAATACCTGACCCATCCCCTGGCGGTGATGGCCGAGGTCCGCCGGGTGCTTCGACCGGGCGGCCTTGTTGCCCTTGCCTTTTCCAACCGCTGGTTTCCGCCCAAGGTTATCAAGCTCTGGACCGAGATGCACGAGTTCGAACGGATGGGCTGGGTGGCGCAACTGCTGCGCAGCACCGGCGGCTTCCGCGACCTGTCCACCCTGTCCAGACGGGGCCTGCCAAGACCGGCCGACGATCCGCATCAGGAGCTCTGGTTCAGCGACCCGGTCTACATGGTCTGGGCATTCAAAGCCTGAGAGGTGGAAATATGTACATCCTGGAGCGACAGCAGAAAGTCAGCGGCAGCCTGGAGCAGGCCTGGAATTTCCTCCAGAATCCGGCCAACCTCGACCGTATCACGCCGCCAGATCTCAAGTTCCGCATCGTCACCGATGTCCCGGAGATCATGTACAACGGCCTGATCATCGAGTACCGCATCACTATACCCCTGATCGGCACCCATTCCTGGATCACCGAAATCAAACACATCCGTGAGGGACTCAGCTTTGTCGACGAGCAACGGTTGGGGCCGTACCGTTTCTGGTTCCACTATCATGAAATCCGCCAGGAGGAGGACGGCGTGCTCCTGATCGACCGGGTCCATTACCAGCCGCCGATGGGTCTTGTGGGAAGGATACTGCACCGACTCTATATCCGGCGTACCCTGGAGGGGATCTTTGAGTATCGTCGTGAGCGGCTGGAGGCGTTCCTCGGTGGAGTGAAACAGGGATGAACGGCAAGGAGGGCGAAGCGAGATGCGCCCACCGGAGCGTGAGCTCAGTTAAGCTTGCGTTTACTCGCCCTGAGGCGTGAACGGGCAAACCAGCCCAGGCCGATAACGGCGATCACCACGATCACGATGTCGACCTGATGGGAGTATTTCTGGACCACGGTCCAGTGCTCCCGCAACCGCATCCCCAGCACCAGGAGAAAACCGTTCCACAGGGTGGCCCCGATCAGGGTCGCCACCATGAAGGGGAGCAAGCGCATCTTGCCCATACCGGCTGGAATGGAGATGAAATGGCGGATCACCGGAATAAACCGGGCAATGAACACGGTGAGCACGCCCTGGCGTTTGCTGAAATAGCGCTCCGTCAACTCCAGATCGTGCCGGTTCAAGAGCAGATATTTCCCCACCTTCAACACCAGCGGCTTACCGCCGTAATACCCCATCCAGTAGGAGAGCAGCGAGCCCGCCAACGAGCCCAAACTGGTGGCGAGCAGGGCCAGCCACAGGTTCCACTTGCCGTCCGTGACCAGAAAGCCGACAAAGGGCATGACCGCCTCACTGGGCACAGGCGCGATCATGCTTTCCAGGGCCATGAGTATAAATGCGCCCGCATAGGCGGCGGTATCGAGAATACGGACAGCGGTGTGGCTGATCAATTCGGTAAGCATAGCGCTCCATCAACGAAGGAAATAGACTAGGGCAATGGCCCCGAAGATAACCCGGTACCAGGCAAAGAGACGAAAATCGTGGTGGGCCACGAAACGAATCAGCCCCTTGATAGCCAGGAGGGCACTGAAAAATGCGGTGATGAAGCCCACCGCAAAAAAGGCCGGATCCGCGCTGCCCAGGGCCTGCCATGATTTCATCACATCGTAGCCGGTGGCGAGAAACATGGTGGGAATGGCGAGGAAAAAAGAAAATTCCGTGGCCGCCTGCCGTGACAGGCCAAAGAGCATGCCGCCGATAATGGTGGCACCGGAACGTGAAGTCCCGGGGATGAGCGAAAAAACCTGGGCAAACCCGACCTTGAGTGCATCCTGCCAGCTCATCTGGTCGACATCGCTGATCCGCACCCGCATCGGACGTCGCTCCACCACGAAGATGATCAGTCCGCCGACGATCAAGGCCACCGCCACCACCAACGGATCGAAAAGATAGGCTTTAATGATCTTGTGCAGGGCCAGTCCGAAGATTGCCGCAGGTACCACGCCGACAATCAGATTGATGACGAAACGCCAGGCCGCGGCATCGCCTCGCAAGCCGTGAATGACCCGCATCAGGCGCTCGCGATAGTGCCAGCAGACCGCAAGGATGGCCCCTAGCTGAATGACGATCTCGAAGGTTTTGGCCTGCTCGCCGGTATAGCTGAGCAGATCGCCACTGATGATCAGGTGGCCGGTGGAGGAAATCGGTAAAAACTCGGTGAGTCCTTCGACAATGCCGAGCACAACACTTTGGAGAAAGGCAAAAAGCTCCATGGAATCAACACACTAGGGACAGCATAAAAAGGGGAT
Coding sequences within it:
- a CDS encoding ketopantoate reductase family protein; the encoded protein is MQILIYGAGALGQAIGCMLAADGHRVGLVLRPRFVETIAADGLEVRGIFGDYRVTGDQLELFTSLKGRSGSGYDMIIITTKTYDTDRAISDIVGLYQCYCPVVSLQNGCGNLEKLEERLGRERSLAGRVITGFEIDRPGRVKITVSADKVHIGGCVRGSVPTAARRLAEALDSAGLPSIAVDDVYQSLYAKLLYNCALNPLGAILGVHYGALGESGDTRNIMDQVIEETFAVIDAMGGNTPWANAAAYRRIFYSTLIPATFDHRASMLQDLENNKPTEVEAMVGYVASQGRKYGVPTPASDFLAALVRFKQGQGLAKE
- a CDS encoding type 1 glutamine amidotransferase translates to MRIHGLQHVAFEGLGFISKWIVDQGDLLRMTRLYAGETLPCLSDFDRLVIMGGPMNIYEDDSYPWLVQERAFIREAIVAGKSAVGICLGAQLLADALGSPVYRGKNKEIGWLPIEVTEEGGQSDLWGGLPLQPRVFHWHGDTFDIPQGALHLARSEGCPSQAFLYDHRILGLQFHLESTPDTVESMLAHCGDEVVDGPYIQSEEQIRAVDPALFAANQHLLATLLNRLP
- a CDS encoding PAS domain S-box protein; this encodes MAGFILLIGGLISWQVALLDVRQQRIEQKGEAINELAPIRARLEGAVLNLFSATSGIAGVIAHKGAISEDLFQALATQAIHDHPYIHNIGLAPNDIISQIYPLEGNHQAIGLNYAKNPTQFVDVRQARLSRQPVFSGPHQLVQGGQGLIARVPVFTKASPTDGEEHYWGVVSVVTDVQLLLAAADLQSKNGFAIGLKKLGDHASAADTMLLGTSAYLSARHPVCMEVKVPGAAWQLCAIPKGGWAIIPATQSVRLYIGLLYTISLALLIAWLTERPQRMQHHNLKLQHEIDERIKTEECLRLSEQKYASIFQLMPDMAGITRLEDGCFLEINEGFTQVSGLTAEEVIGHTSIELGLWTIEERHQATERLRTDGHLENFPFMLRLKSGELHHALMFLTPIQVDGKACLYFMARDVNALKNAQMSLERERSHLRNLLQTVPALIWMKDQAGRYMSCNIRFERFVGQKEAMIVGKNDYELFPQEVADSFRAYDQKSVETHTASVNEEWVTYADDGHRELLETIKTPVYDPAGTLLGVLGIAWDITEKKRIEEELLKERERFLNLVDSVDGIVWETDTCTLAFTYVSREAQRLLGYPIEAWYEDQFWFSHLHPDDRQRVYEATVKATNNGQDHDLNYRFLAADGRTVWIQDRINVVLEKGLPRWRRGIMVDTTSEKEAEHRRLMLENQLRQAQKIEAIGRLAGGVAHDFNNQLSVILGYADLMQQSNTTEEKRHGYINQIIRAATQSRDITQQLLAFSRQEEISPQVLDLNILVKGIKKGLGRLIREDIRVEVHTNPTLWPVFMDSTQMDQILMNLIVNARDAIGGRGLVTIATENVILDADFTDQYPDLEPGEYVQLSVTDTGCGMSHETMLHIFEPFYTTKESGKGTGLGLATVYGIVTQNRGQVVVESELGAGSTFRVFLPRTHVPLEENVERSMEMERPQHTATILLVEDEESVRQMAKDILTASGYSVLVASGPTEALRICSDPGQEIDLLLSDVIMPEMNGRELCKKIHGIRPALKTVFMSGYAGDILQEENDCQVPLINKPFTMHALLKTIEEQLPR
- a CDS encoding DegQ family serine endoprotease, whose translation is MYKNARSSGKIAFASCLLCLTLLAGSYQPLHAQSEDDIAFLDRSAKAFASVVKKAGPAVVHVAVEKEKTAQGRDPLELFNDPFFERFFGPQFRNPRNNPNKEKRTYKQQAAGSGFIIASDGYILTNNHVVADADRITVRLADKREFKAKVVGTDPQSDVALVKIDAKDLPVLPLGNSDSLEVGEWVIAIGNPFELNQTVTVGVVSAKGRNRMGITDYENFIQTDAAINPGNSGGPLLNIHGEAVGMNTAIFSRSGGYMGIGFAIPINMAKNIEQQLRKNGKVARGWLGVMIQDVNEDLAKSFGGEVGGALVSEVTDGSPAKKSGLLQGDIITAINGEKVTDVADLRNKIAMTPPNTELKLDVLRDGKEKELVVSIGEQPADMSAFAKKSGTGADLDGFGLSLQDLTQELADQFGYKKDQGVLIVEVEAGTPGAELGLQSGMLIEEVNRMRVHNLQELRQALKKSGRGKQVLLRVRSGDHSQYVVLQSE
- the phrB gene encoding deoxyribodipyrimidine photo-lyase, whose protein sequence is MEQQTDPRRIRRYNGNSNPGGPVVYWMHREFRAQNNWGLIHAREEALRRQVPLAVVFCMAPGFLGAALRQFDFLLKGLEASAPALAQAGIPLVLRSGEPGQEMIRLCNELHPSLVVTDFDPLRIKRQWLQSLLEHQGAPVHEVDSRNIVPAWIASPRREYMARTIRPKIHRLLPEFLTPFPLLPPHPHPWSQLPQNLSFADLRKTLKVDTAVGPVSWLQPGEAHGRHTLDIFLQERLDRYDQRNDPNKEACSDLSPYLHFGMISAQAVVLELQNRGLRGDKVDSFIEELVVRRELSDNFCLYTADYDQVSGFPDWARRTLEDHRKDRRTYTYSLEQFDRAQTHDPLWNAAQQQLTISGAMHGYMRMYWAKKILEWTPDASEALRIAIHLNDRYALDGRESNGYTGIAWSIGGVHDRGWTRRPIFGTIRYMNDSGARRKFDVQQYIRTWSGQQHPSLFS
- a CDS encoding methyltransferase domain-containing protein — protein: MNLIDAHSCVTAELTLSWHSSDAMHSEKLWAHLISLWRDLLDPGLVKKLIGKGVGDKAEVAIPADRFTSPYAPGKRVLIRPEQFQGTDIQGNAVTPVPGRFYPQGMLHGLGGIYQSTTAPCRFLGQEGGRWLFDLNHPLAGRDLTLEIEIMALKPQNKERGGRCEDWLERIANDGPGMQARFAGDTAGFFAPEHFLRSDVSADSDFYRKPRLVQHLDSTARATVRSRYASLIPAGSRVLDLMASWDSHLPQEAALSHLAVLGMNEEELWHNKQANEILVQDLNLQPQLPYEDTSLDAVICTASIEYLTHPLAVMAEVRRVLRPGGLVALAFSNRWFPPKVIKLWTEMHEFERMGWVAQLLRSTGGFRDLSTLSRRGLPRPADDPHQELWFSDPVYMVWAFKA
- a CDS encoding SRPBCC family protein — its product is MYILERQQKVSGSLEQAWNFLQNPANLDRITPPDLKFRIVTDVPEIMYNGLIIEYRITIPLIGTHSWITEIKHIREGLSFVDEQRLGPYRFWFHYHEIRQEEDGVLLIDRVHYQPPMGLVGRILHRLYIRRTLEGIFEYRRERLEAFLGGVKQG
- a CDS encoding DedA family protein — encoded protein: MLTELISHTAVRILDTAAYAGAFILMALESMIAPVPSEAVMPFVGFLVTDGKWNLWLALLATSLGSLAGSLLSYWMGYYGGKPLVLKVGKYLLLNRHDLELTERYFSKRQGVLTVFIARFIPVIRHFISIPAGMGKMRLLPFMVATLIGATLWNGFLLVLGMRLREHWTVVQKYSHQVDIVIVVIAVIGLGWFARSRLRASKRKLN